The proteins below come from a single Acidobacteriota bacterium genomic window:
- a CDS encoding ATP-dependent DNA ligase → MLDLGFDKAKFTCKFGYCTGKAPDLADPSLHVKAQEYKRRVSGNMKAISADDAFKLPRAKGYFVSRKYDGENAMLLFDGEKMISVNPGGTARIGLPAFEEAAELLKKAKVSSCVLGAEIYVKEDATKAHPVQQVVRILRSPPSKEDLERLGIAVFDIVELEEKPVDSAAKVFDTLKKWFSKGEKVHAVEFEKADSIDTIMERFTDWVVGEGAEGVVVRHDQAGWFKIKLRHSLDVAVIGYSEGTDHRKGMLHDLLVAVMRSDGSFHEFTRVGGGFTDEDRKSIVTDLKKKIVPSDYVAVNNDYVAYEMVKPGMVIEISCLDMIAERARGGPVKRMVLDWDGKKYSATTRMPLVSVISPQFIRIRDDKEAVVDDVSIRQVTDLAAVPEADKSVHEDDDPPSELLERLVYTKVMKGNTMVRKLLLWKTNKKDRNDYPGFVVYLTDFSPNRQTPLEREIKITNSERAAKQMFDDWGKKIFITGWDKVG, encoded by the coding sequence ATGCTTGATCTTGGTTTCGACAAAGCTAAATTCACCTGCAAGTTCGGCTACTGCACGGGCAAGGCTCCCGATCTTGCCGACCCGTCGCTGCACGTAAAAGCTCAGGAATACAAACGCCGGGTTAGCGGCAATATGAAGGCGATCTCGGCCGACGACGCGTTCAAATTACCGAGGGCGAAAGGCTATTTCGTCAGCCGCAAATACGACGGCGAGAACGCGATGCTGCTCTTCGACGGCGAGAAGATGATCTCCGTCAACCCAGGCGGAACGGCAAGGATCGGGCTTCCGGCGTTTGAGGAAGCAGCAGAATTACTGAAAAAAGCGAAGGTCAGCTCGTGCGTTCTCGGTGCCGAGATCTATGTAAAAGAAGATGCGACCAAGGCTCATCCCGTGCAGCAGGTCGTTCGCATCCTGCGTTCGCCGCCGTCGAAAGAGGATCTGGAGCGGCTCGGTATTGCCGTTTTTGACATTGTCGAACTTGAGGAAAAGCCGGTCGATAGTGCGGCAAAGGTCTTTGACACGCTGAAGAAATGGTTTAGTAAGGGCGAAAAGGTCCACGCGGTCGAGTTTGAGAAGGCTGACAGTATCGATACGATCATGGAACGCTTCACCGACTGGGTTGTCGGCGAAGGTGCCGAGGGCGTCGTCGTACGGCACGATCAGGCCGGTTGGTTTAAAATCAAGCTGCGTCACAGCCTCGATGTGGCCGTTATCGGCTATTCCGAGGGCACCGATCATCGCAAAGGCATGCTTCACGATCTGCTGGTCGCGGTGATGCGTAGCGATGGTTCATTTCACGAATTCACCCGCGTTGGCGGCGGTTTCACCGATGAAGACCGCAAATCGATCGTGACCGATCTGAAAAAGAAGATCGTGCCGTCCGATTACGTGGCCGTCAACAACGATTACGTCGCCTACGAAATGGTGAAGCCCGGCATGGTGATCGAGATCTCGTGTCTCGACATGATCGCCGAACGTGCCCGCGGCGGTCCGGTTAAGCGGATGGTACTGGATTGGGACGGGAAAAAGTATTCCGCGACCACGCGAATGCCTCTCGTTAGTGTCATCTCGCCGCAATTCATCCGCATTCGCGATGACAAAGAGGCAGTCGTAGATGATGTGAGCATTCGCCAGGTCACTGACCTCGCGGCGGTTCCTGAGGCTGACAAATCCGTTCACGAGGACGATGACCCGCCGAGTGAACTCCTCGAACGCCTCGTTTACACCAAGGTAATGAAAGGCAACACGATGGTCCGTAAGCTTTTGCTCTGGAAAACAAACAAGAAAGACCGCAACGACTATCCGGGCTTCGTCGTCTACCTCACCGATTTTTCCCCAAATCGCCAAACG
- a CDS encoding zinc ribbon domain-containing protein, translated as MSLILCPECGHEVSTTAAACPNCARPLHAPPVVERKVIVAQPLDREGGFPTWALIPIGLLGIVLIFVAYIAFRGGDDTANTNVNVNVASKRPATDTRTTSTSTVPSTSVPASAPVPPPSQTTTVPGSSTAPPVAPAADKGTVVLNAKATSASGSTQAVKGTRFYLLEEDVETVLRAARVEPIEGNTLAGSLGLAAVFPDRYGDFQRAAMRAIAAKAKYSGTTNGSGGANLAGVDPKGYYLFGIAKIGRGFALWNSPVSVIAGDNMLNLSPQSVTEVSDPNG; from the coding sequence ATGTCATTAATACTCTGTCCTGAATGCGGTCACGAAGTCTCGACCACCGCCGCCGCCTGTCCAAACTGTGCCAGGCCTCTGCACGCCCCGCCGGTCGTAGAGCGAAAGGTCATCGTTGCGCAGCCGCTCGATCGCGAAGGCGGGTTTCCTACCTGGGCATTGATACCGATCGGATTGCTCGGTATTGTTCTTATATTTGTTGCCTACATCGCCTTTCGCGGCGGTGACGATACAGCAAATACAAATGTGAACGTCAACGTCGCCAGCAAACGTCCGGCAACTGACACACGCACAACGTCGACTTCGACGGTGCCGTCAACAAGTGTTCCCGCAAGCGCGCCTGTTCCGCCGCCTTCGCAGACAACGACGGTTCCCGGCTCTTCAACGGCTCCGCCGGTTGCTCCAGCAGCCGACAAAGGAACTGTCGTACTCAACGCGAAGGCGACATCGGCAAGCGGCTCGACACAGGCGGTCAAGGGGACAAGATTTTACCTGTTGGAAGAAGACGTCGAAACAGTATTGAGAGCAGCCCGCGTCGAACCAATAGAGGGAAACACTCTGGCGGGAAGCCTCGGGCTCGCTGCGGTTTTTCCTGATCGCTACGGTGATTTTCAGCGCGCAGCGATGCGAGCGATCGCGGCAAAGGCAAAATACTCGGGTACGACCAACGGCAGCGGCGGAGCGAACCTGGCCGGCGTGGATCCTAAAGGGTACTACCTCTTCGGCATCGCCAAGATCGGCCGCGGTTTTGCACTTTGGAATTCACCGGTCTCGGTCATCGCAGGTGACAACATGCTAAATCTGAGCCCGCAGAGCGTGACTGAGGTTTCGGATCCGAACGGTTAA
- a CDS encoding CocE/NonD family hydrolase: protein MSTPEMRDRRNAIEAELNSLAVVDRKVMVPMRDGKRMQADVYRPKDASKKYPIIFSRTPYNFNWWDVRLGAPRDMTTILDAVKRGYAYVIMNERGHFFSEGNYDILGPPTTDGDDAITWMSSQDWSNKKVGTIGCSSTAEWQMAVAARGNPSFTTMIAQGFGAGVGRVGPYYEQGNWYRGGAVQMLFIAWLYGEQNQVRPTFPANTSQEELIRASKSFDLAQQSPQVDWSKALRHLPEMDIMKAVDGPRGIFADAMPNSTGGAMIKRTPNDPAWYKGGLFHDNMKINIPGFWFMSWYDVSVGPNLATYNHVRKTADKDIADKQYAVIAPTLHCSYTRATENTIVGQRSMGDARLDYSKMTYDWFDHFLKGEQNDVLKRPKVQYFTMGSNKWQSSESWPPVGAEPMKFYLASGGKANTGAGDGKLTTEPPAADMPDTFTYDPMDPVPSFGGNVCCTGNAVQGGAWDQTKMEERNDILVYSTDVLKEGFELSGPIEVSLFVSSDAKDTDFTVKLIDVDETGKAWNLDETIQRMRYRDGYDKPLAWMEKDKVYKVKFQPMTTSNYFAAGHRLRIEISSSNFPRFDRNMNTGGNNYDEVKGVVAKNSVHHSKQYPAEVVISVVKKK from the coding sequence ATGTCAACGCCGGAGATGAGAGATCGGCGAAATGCCATCGAGGCTGAGCTGAATTCCCTCGCTGTTGTTGACCGCAAGGTGATGGTGCCGATGCGTGACGGCAAGCGGATGCAGGCCGATGTTTACAGGCCAAAAGACGCTTCGAAAAAGTATCCGATCATCTTTTCACGAACCCCGTACAACTTCAACTGGTGGGACGTCCGGCTCGGGGCTCCGCGGGATATGACGACGATCCTCGACGCCGTGAAACGCGGCTACGCCTACGTCATCATGAACGAACGCGGGCATTTTTTCTCCGAGGGAAATTACGACATCCTCGGGCCGCCGACAACCGACGGCGATGACGCTATAACGTGGATGTCATCGCAAGACTGGTCGAATAAAAAGGTGGGAACGATCGGCTGCTCGTCGACTGCCGAATGGCAAATGGCGGTCGCGGCTCGCGGCAACCCATCGTTCACGACGATGATCGCACAGGGTTTCGGTGCCGGCGTTGGACGCGTTGGGCCGTATTACGAGCAGGGCAACTGGTATCGCGGCGGTGCGGTGCAGATGCTTTTCATTGCCTGGCTTTACGGCGAGCAGAATCAGGTTCGGCCCACTTTCCCTGCAAATACTTCGCAGGAAGAGCTGATCAGAGCCTCGAAATCCTTCGATCTGGCCCAGCAGTCGCCGCAGGTCGATTGGTCAAAGGCTCTCAGGCATTTGCCGGAAATGGATATCATGAAGGCAGTCGACGGGCCGCGAGGCATCTTCGCCGATGCGATGCCGAATTCGACCGGCGGAGCGATGATAAAACGTACTCCGAATGATCCGGCGTGGTACAAGGGCGGCCTGTTTCACGACAACATGAAGATCAACATTCCCGGATTCTGGTTCATGTCCTGGTATGACGTCTCGGTCGGGCCGAATCTTGCGACCTATAATCACGTTCGCAAAACGGCCGATAAGGATATCGCTGACAAACAATACGCTGTGATCGCCCCGACGCTGCATTGCAGCTACACGCGTGCGACCGAAAACACGATCGTCGGCCAGCGAAGCATGGGTGATGCCCGGCTCGATTACAGCAAAATGACGTACGACTGGTTCGATCATTTCCTCAAAGGCGAGCAGAACGACGTGCTCAAACGCCCGAAAGTTCAGTACTTCACGATGGGCAGCAACAAATGGCAGTCGTCCGAATCCTGGCCGCCTGTCGGTGCGGAACCGATGAAGTTCTATCTCGCAAGCGGCGGGAAAGCCAACACCGGAGCCGGCGACGGAAAACTTACGACCGAGCCGCCCGCGGCCGACATGCCGGACACTTTCACCTACGATCCGATGGATCCGGTTCCCTCATTCGGCGGTAACGTCTGTTGTACCGGAAATGCGGTGCAGGGCGGTGCCTGGGATCAAACGAAGATGGAGGAGAGAAATGACATTCTCGTTTACTCGACCGACGTTTTGAAGGAAGGTTTTGAGCTGAGCGGGCCGATCGAGGTTTCGCTTTTTGTCTCGTCGGATGCGAAGGACACGGACTTCACTGTAAAACTCATCGACGTCGACGAAACCGGCAAAGCATGGAACCTCGACGAGACCATCCAACGCATGCGATACCGCGACGGTTACGACAAACCGCTCGCGTGGATGGAAAAAGACAAGGTTTACAAGGTCAAATTCCAGCCGATGACGACCAGCAACTACTTCGCGGCCGGGCATCGTCTGCGGATAGAGATATCGTCGAGCAACTTCCCAAGATTCGACCGCAATATGAATACCGGCGGGAATAACTACGACGAGGTCAAAGGCGTGGTCGCGAAAAACTCCGTTCACCACTCGAAACAGTATCCGGCTGAGGTAGTGATCTCTGTGGTGAAAAAGAAATAA
- a CDS encoding adenosylhomocysteinase has product MANAGTSMEYDIKDINLAPQGKQRIEWADREMPVLRLIRERFEAEKPLKGVKLIACAHITTETANLARTLQAGGAESLLIASNPLSTQDDVAASLVADWGIPVMAHKGESTETYVRHVKAALDTNPNLIIDDGSDVVATMIKEKPELIPNLIGTTEETTTGIVRLNAMVKAGVLTFPSIAVNDAQTKHFFDNRYGTGQSTLDGIIRATNILLAGKVMVVVGYGWCGKGVAMRARGLGSNVVVCEIDPIKAIEAVMDGFRVLPMKEAAKIGDFFVTVTGNRHVIDKEHFEVMKDGAIVCNSGHFDLELNLDALREMSAEAVKRRPFVEEYIGKNGGKSVIVLGEGRLINLAAAEGHPASVMDMSFANQALSAEYLVKNHGKLAAGVHVLPKEVDQEIASLKLHAMGVQMDILTPEMLEYMTSWETGT; this is encoded by the coding sequence ATGGCTAACGCAGGAACATCAATGGAATACGATATCAAAGACATAAACCTGGCACCGCAGGGCAAACAGCGCATCGAATGGGCTGACCGCGAAATGCCGGTTCTCCGCCTTATTCGTGAGCGTTTTGAGGCAGAAAAGCCTTTGAAAGGCGTCAAGCTTATCGCTTGTGCCCACATCACGACCGAGACCGCTAACCTGGCCCGCACATTGCAGGCTGGTGGAGCTGAATCGCTTCTGATCGCTTCGAACCCGCTCTCGACGCAAGACGACGTCGCGGCTTCGCTCGTCGCTGACTGGGGAATCCCGGTGATGGCACACAAGGGTGAGTCGACCGAAACGTACGTCCGCCACGTCAAAGCAGCTCTTGATACAAATCCGAACCTCATCATCGACGACGGGTCTGACGTTGTCGCAACGATGATCAAGGAAAAGCCTGAGTTGATCCCAAATCTGATCGGAACGACGGAAGAAACGACGACCGGTATCGTTCGCTTGAACGCGATGGTCAAAGCCGGTGTGCTCACCTTCCCTTCGATCGCTGTAAACGACGCTCAGACGAAGCATTTCTTCGATAACCGCTACGGTACAGGCCAGTCGACACTTGACGGCATCATCCGTGCGACCAACATCCTGCTTGCAGGTAAGGTCATGGTCGTTGTCGGCTACGGCTGGTGCGGTAAGGGCGTTGCGATGCGTGCCCGCGGGCTCGGTTCGAACGTCGTCGTCTGCGAGATCGATCCTATCAAGGCGATCGAAGCGGTCATGGACGGCTTCCGCGTGCTTCCTATGAAGGAAGCTGCGAAGATCGGCGATTTCTTTGTCACCGTCACCGGCAACCGCCACGTGATTGACAAGGAGCACTTCGAAGTAATGAAGGACGGAGCGATCGTCTGCAACAGCGGACACTTCGACCTGGAACTCAACCTCGATGCCCTTCGCGAAATGTCGGCTGAAGCAGTTAAACGTCGTCCGTTCGTCGAAGAATACATCGGCAAAAACGGTGGAAAGAGCGTGATCGTGCTCGGCGAAGGCCGCTTGATCAACCTCGCTGCTGCTGAAGGCCATCCGGCTTCGGTCATGGATATGTCGTTCGCCAATCAGGCTCTCTCTGCCGAATATCTGGTCAAAAATCATGGCAAACTCGCCGCCGGCGTCCACGTCCTGCCGAAGGAAGTCGACCAGGAGATCGCTTCCCTCAAACTCCACGCCATGGGCGTCCAAATGGACATCCTCACGCCGGAGATGCTCGAATACATGACTAGCTGGGAAACCGGAACCTAA
- a CDS encoding methionine adenosyltransferase — MSNGNFLFTSESVTAGHPDTIADHISDAILDAILAQDPTARVACETLVTTGLAVVAGEITTTAKVNYKQIIRETIEEIGYNNAEFGYDSNTCSVIDAIGTQSPDIAQGVDTGGAGDQGLMFGFACNETPELMPMPIQMAHNLTRQLSKVRRDGTIPYLRPDGKSQVSIEYRDGRPFRVEAVVISSQTADLDIEDIRRDILEHVIKPVIPAELLDDQTKYHINPTGKFVVGGPMGDAGVTGRKIIVDTYGGYAPHGGGAFSGKDPTKVDRSAAYMARYIAKNVVAAGLADKCTVQLAYAIGVAEPVSVLIDSHGTGSIDDERISDIVRENFTLTPKAIIEALDLRRPIYKETARFGHFGRKNGEFSWEVTDKAEALRTAAEEHKGVAA, encoded by the coding sequence TTGAGTAACGGAAATTTTTTATTTACATCGGAGTCTGTCACAGCGGGCCATCCGGATACGATCGCGGATCATATCTCGGATGCAATTCTAGACGCTATTTTGGCGCAGGATCCGACGGCACGTGTTGCTTGCGAAACGCTTGTAACCACAGGTTTGGCAGTAGTTGCAGGTGAGATCACTACAACCGCAAAGGTCAATTACAAGCAGATCATTCGCGAAACGATCGAAGAGATCGGCTATAACAACGCCGAATTCGGTTACGATTCGAACACCTGCAGCGTCATCGACGCTATCGGCACCCAGTCGCCGGATATCGCACAGGGCGTTGACACCGGCGGTGCCGGCGATCAGGGCCTGATGTTCGGTTTTGCGTGTAACGAGACACCTGAGCTGATGCCGATGCCGATCCAGATGGCTCATAACCTGACGCGACAACTGTCGAAGGTTCGCCGGGACGGCACAATTCCCTACCTCCGTCCTGATGGCAAATCGCAAGTCTCGATCGAATATCGTGACGGCCGTCCTTTCCGCGTCGAAGCAGTTGTGATCTCGTCACAGACCGCTGATCTCGACATCGAGGACATTCGCCGCGACATCCTGGAGCACGTAATTAAGCCCGTGATCCCAGCTGAACTGCTTGACGATCAGACCAAATATCATATCAACCCGACGGGTAAATTCGTCGTTGGCGGTCCAATGGGCGATGCCGGCGTCACAGGCCGCAAGATCATCGTTGATACTTACGGCGGATACGCTCCCCATGGCGGCGGTGCTTTTTCGGGCAAGGATCCGACAAAAGTGGACCGCTCGGCTGCGTATATGGCACGCTACATCGCAAAGAATGTCGTCGCTGCCGGGCTTGCCGATAAGTGTACTGTTCAGTTAGCTTACGCTATCGGAGTTGCGGAACCGGTTTCAGTTCTGATCGACTCGCACGGTACCGGAAGCATCGATGACGAGCGTATATCGGACATCGTTCGCGAGAATTTCACCCTGACGCCAAAGGCGATCATCGAAGCTCTCGATCTTCGCCGACCTATCTACAAGGAAACTGCACGTTTCGGCCATTTTGGACGTAAGAACGGCGAATTCTCGTGGGAAGTTACAGATAAAGCCGAGGCTCTAAGAACTGCGGCTGAGGAACATAAGGGAGTCGCGGCGTAA